From a region of the Mycobacteroides saopaulense genome:
- a CDS encoding thiol-disulfide oxidoreductase DCC family protein, whose protein sequence is MSEHAPVLLYDGVCALCNGAVKKILRDDEVGTMRFAALDSEYARQVIGRHPELAGVDSFVIVDNPGEPTEGIHIRSDAVLRVIDYLGGTRRARLIGLLVPRPLRDAAYRLVARIRYRMFGKYDTCPVPPPEVRARFLA, encoded by the coding sequence ATGAGCGAGCATGCCCCCGTCCTGCTGTACGACGGCGTGTGCGCACTGTGCAACGGTGCGGTGAAGAAGATCCTGCGCGACGACGAGGTCGGCACAATGCGGTTCGCCGCGCTCGACAGCGAGTACGCCAGGCAGGTGATCGGTCGGCATCCCGAACTCGCGGGCGTCGACTCCTTCGTGATCGTCGACAACCCGGGCGAGCCCACCGAGGGAATTCACATCCGCTCCGACGCCGTGCTCCGCGTCATCGACTACCTGGGCGGCACCCGGCGGGCCCGGCTCATCGGGCTCCTGGTCCCCCGACCCCTCCGCGATGCCGCATACCGCCTGGTGGCGCGTATCCGGTACCGGATGTTCGGCAAGTACGACACCTGCCCGGTTCCACCACCCGAGGTCCGCGCACGGTTTCTGGCCTGA
- a CDS encoding zinc-dependent metalloprotease — translation MADLPFGFAAGDDPDREPGDAGRGSSGSGPSGADPFGFGSGGFNPADLGQIFTQLGQMFSGAAASATSGQPAGPVNYDIARQLASSSIGFVAPITESTTSAITDAVHLADTWLDGATALPAGTTRTTAWTATDWVDNTLENWKRLVDPVAEQISGMWAASLPEEAQSMAGPLLGMMTQMGGMAFGSQLGQALGQLSREVLTSTDIGLPLGPRGTAALLPEAIESFSEGLEQSKGEIMTFLAAREAAHHRLFSGVGWLTIRLMDTVEQYAKGISIDMSAIEEAARGFNPASLGDPSDMEQLLSQGIFEPKTTPQQEQALERLETLLALVEGWVQTVVTDALGDRIPATAALSETLRRRRATGGPAEQTFGTLVGLELRPRKLREAADLWRRLTDAVGVDKRDAVWAHPDLMPDSSDLDSPAAFIDRIVAGDTDAVDDPIAQIEKLDPGPPGENRED, via the coding sequence ATGGCTGACCTCCCCTTTGGATTCGCTGCCGGCGACGACCCCGATCGTGAACCGGGCGACGCCGGACGCGGCTCCTCGGGCTCGGGCCCATCGGGAGCGGACCCCTTCGGCTTCGGATCCGGTGGATTCAATCCCGCCGATCTGGGCCAGATCTTCACGCAGTTGGGCCAGATGTTCAGCGGTGCGGCCGCCAGCGCGACCAGCGGCCAGCCCGCGGGTCCGGTCAACTACGACATCGCCCGGCAACTGGCCTCAAGCTCAATCGGTTTCGTCGCGCCCATCACCGAGAGCACCACATCGGCCATCACCGACGCGGTACATCTGGCCGATACCTGGCTCGACGGTGCCACCGCCCTGCCCGCCGGTACCACCCGGACCACGGCATGGACCGCGACGGACTGGGTAGACAACACCCTGGAGAACTGGAAGCGGCTGGTCGACCCTGTGGCCGAACAGATTTCGGGCATGTGGGCGGCGAGCCTGCCCGAAGAGGCGCAGAGCATGGCCGGCCCGCTGTTGGGCATGATGACCCAGATGGGCGGCATGGCCTTCGGATCTCAGCTCGGCCAGGCCCTCGGCCAGCTGTCCCGAGAGGTGTTGACCTCCACGGACATCGGACTGCCGTTGGGACCGCGCGGAACTGCTGCGCTATTGCCGGAGGCCATCGAATCGTTCTCGGAGGGCCTCGAGCAGTCCAAAGGCGAGATCATGACCTTCCTGGCGGCCCGAGAAGCCGCGCACCATCGCCTGTTCAGCGGGGTGGGCTGGCTGACCATCCGGCTGATGGACACCGTCGAGCAGTACGCCAAGGGCATCTCGATCGACATGAGCGCCATCGAGGAAGCCGCACGCGGCTTCAACCCCGCCTCGCTGGGCGATCCGTCCGATATGGAACAGCTGCTATCCCAAGGCATTTTCGAGCCGAAGACCACACCGCAGCAGGAGCAGGCCCTGGAGCGGCTGGAGACACTGCTGGCCCTGGTCGAGGGCTGGGTGCAGACGGTGGTGACCGACGCGCTCGGCGACCGCATCCCCGCCACCGCGGCCCTCAGCGAGACCCTGCGGCGCCGCCGCGCCACCGGTGGCCCGGCCGAACAGACCTTCGGAACCCTGGTGGGCCTGGAGCTGCGCCCACGCAAGCTGCGTGAGGCGGCGGATCTGTGGCGCAGACTCACCGACGCCGTCGGCGTGGACAAGCGTGACGCGGTCTGGGCGCACCCCGATCTGATGCCCGATTCCAGCGACCTGGACAGTCCTGCCGCATTCATCGATCGGATCGTCGCGGGCGACACCGACGCCGTCGACGATCCGATCGCGCAGATCGAGAAGCTCGATCCGGGGCCCCCCGGGGAGAACCGAGAAGACTGA
- a CDS encoding ABC1 kinase family protein, with translation MAEIRRGRAARAAKLASLPAGIAGRAALGVGKRLAGKSKDEVNAELVEKAAEQLFQVLGELKGAAMKIGQMLSVMEAAIPPEFGEPYREALTKLQSDAPPLPADKVHRVLDAQLGTKWRERFQSFDDKPVASASIGQVHKAIWKDGRAVAVKVQYPGADEAVRSDLKTIQRLSSLFKQVAPGADIKGIVDELIERTEEELDYRIEATNQRTFAKAFKGDPEFYVPSVVASSPKVIITEWMQGRKLSEIIAKGTEEERSRCAHLLLEFSISSPYRCGLLHADTHPGNFMLLEDGRFGVMDFGACASHEGGLPAGFGPILRLARDEKWEELTEVLRSEGFIPPSATSVSHEEVNSYLEPYIEPLNHETFHFSRKWLQRLTAKATDFRSEEFLESFKTSRQMNLPPNYLMFFRVLGGLIGIAAQLDAPVDYAAIIDKWVPGFHEDSKTPATT, from the coding sequence ATGGCAGAGATTCGTCGTGGCCGCGCCGCACGCGCCGCAAAACTCGCATCGCTTCCGGCCGGAATCGCGGGCCGCGCCGCGCTCGGTGTGGGCAAGCGGCTGGCCGGTAAATCCAAGGACGAAGTCAACGCCGAGCTCGTAGAGAAGGCCGCCGAACAACTGTTCCAGGTGCTGGGCGAGCTCAAGGGCGCGGCCATGAAGATCGGCCAGATGCTCTCGGTGATGGAGGCCGCCATCCCGCCGGAGTTCGGTGAGCCCTACCGGGAGGCGCTGACCAAGCTGCAAAGTGATGCGCCGCCGCTGCCCGCCGACAAGGTCCACCGTGTCCTCGATGCCCAGCTGGGCACGAAGTGGCGCGAAAGGTTCCAGTCCTTCGACGACAAACCCGTCGCCTCGGCGAGCATCGGCCAGGTACACAAAGCCATCTGGAAGGACGGCCGCGCGGTCGCGGTCAAGGTGCAATACCCGGGCGCCGACGAGGCCGTCCGCTCGGACCTGAAAACCATTCAGCGACTCTCCTCGTTGTTCAAACAAGTGGCCCCGGGTGCCGATATCAAGGGCATCGTCGACGAGCTGATCGAGCGCACCGAAGAAGAACTCGACTACCGCATCGAAGCCACCAACCAGCGCACCTTCGCCAAGGCCTTCAAGGGCGACCCCGAGTTCTACGTGCCATCGGTCGTCGCTTCCTCCCCCAAGGTGATCATCACCGAGTGGATGCAGGGCCGGAAGCTCTCGGAGATCATCGCCAAGGGAACCGAAGAAGAGCGCAGCAGGTGCGCGCACCTGCTGCTGGAGTTCAGCATCAGCTCGCCCTACCGGTGCGGCTTGCTGCACGCCGATACCCACCCCGGAAATTTCATGCTGCTGGAAGACGGCCGGTTCGGCGTCATGGACTTCGGCGCGTGTGCCTCCCACGAGGGCGGCCTGCCCGCCGGCTTCGGACCGATCCTGCGTCTGGCCCGCGACGAGAAGTGGGAGGAGCTGACCGAGGTGTTGCGTTCGGAGGGCTTCATCCCGCCGAGCGCGACATCCGTCTCTCACGAGGAGGTCAACTCCTACCTTGAGCCGTATATCGAGCCGCTGAATCACGAGACCTTTCACTTCAGCCGCAAGTGGCTGCAACGACTCACCGCCAAGGCCACCGATTTCCGCAGCGAAGAGTTCCTGGAGTCGTTCAAGACCAGTCGCCAGATGAACCTGCCGCCGAACTACCTGATGTTCTTCCGCGTCCTCGGTGGCCTCATCGGCATTGCCGCACAGCTGGACGCCCCGGTAGATTACGCGGCCATCATCGACAAATGGGTCCCGGGTTTCCACGAGGACAGCAAGACTCCGGCCACCACGTAG
- a CDS encoding ABC1 kinase family protein, with protein sequence MAEIRRGRAARAAKLASLPAGIAGRAALGMGKRLTGKSKDEVNAEMMEKAAEQLFQVLGELKGAAMKLGQALSVFEAAIPPAFAEPFREALTKLQSDAPPLPADKVHRVLDAQLGTKWRERFQSFDDKPVASASIGQVHRAVWSDGRTVAVKVQYPGADEAVRSDLKTMQRLASLFKQIVPGADVKSIIDELIERTEEELDYRIEATNQRAFAKAFRNDPEFYVPAVVASAPKVVISEWMQGRKLSEIISSGTEDERNECGRLLLKFTVSSPYRCGLLHADTHPGNFMLLPDGRLGVMDFGAVATHEGGFPPNLGPIWRLERDGVWDELIPLMREEGFIPPRTEVSPDEIDEYLKPFIDPLRSDEFHFTRKWMQRVAAKSSDVRGAQFQTGRHLDLPPVYLMMFRVLGSLSGILAQLDATVPYARIIGDWVPGFREDEPVAAS encoded by the coding sequence ATGGCTGAGATCCGCCGCGGCCGCGCCGCACGCGCCGCAAAACTGGCATCCCTGCCGGCAGGCATCGCCGGACGCGCCGCACTCGGCATGGGGAAACGTCTGACCGGTAAGTCCAAGGACGAGGTCAACGCCGAGATGATGGAGAAGGCGGCCGAGCAGCTGTTCCAGGTGCTCGGCGAACTCAAGGGCGCGGCCATGAAGCTCGGGCAGGCGTTGTCGGTGTTCGAAGCCGCCATTCCCCCCGCCTTCGCCGAACCCTTCCGGGAAGCCTTGACGAAGCTGCAAAGCGACGCACCCCCGCTGCCCGCCGACAAGGTCCACCGCGTCCTCGATGCCCAGCTCGGCACCAAATGGCGCGAACGCTTCCAGTCCTTCGACGACAAACCCGTCGCCTCGGCCAGCATCGGCCAGGTACACCGCGCCGTCTGGAGCGACGGGCGCACGGTCGCAGTCAAGGTGCAGTACCCGGGCGCCGACGAGGCGGTGCGCTCGGATCTGAAAACCATGCAGCGGCTGGCATCGTTGTTCAAGCAGATCGTGCCCGGCGCGGACGTCAAGAGCATCATCGACGAACTGATCGAGCGCACCGAAGAAGAACTCGACTACCGCATCGAGGCCACCAACCAACGGGCCTTCGCCAAGGCGTTCAGAAACGATCCCGAGTTCTACGTCCCGGCAGTCGTGGCCTCGGCACCCAAGGTCGTCATCAGTGAATGGATGCAGGGGCGCAAGCTCTCCGAAATCATCAGCAGCGGAACCGAAGACGAACGCAACGAGTGCGGGCGCCTGCTGTTGAAGTTCACCGTCAGCTCGCCGTACCGGTGCGGGTTGCTGCACGCCGACACCCATCCCGGAAACTTCATGCTGCTGCCCGACGGGCGTCTGGGCGTCATGGACTTCGGTGCCGTCGCCACCCACGAGGGCGGATTTCCCCCCAACCTCGGACCCATCTGGCGCCTGGAGCGTGACGGCGTGTGGGACGAGCTCATCCCTCTGATGCGCGAGGAAGGATTCATCCCACCGCGCACCGAGGTGTCCCCCGATGAGATCGACGAGTACCTCAAGCCGTTCATCGATCCGCTGAGGTCCGACGAGTTCCACTTCACCCGGAAATGGATGCAGCGCGTGGCCGCCAAATCCAGCGATGTGCGCGGTGCCCAGTTCCAGACCGGCCGGCACCTGGACCTACCACCGGTTTACCTCATGATGTTCCGGGTTCTCGGAAGCCTCTCGGGCATCCTGGCCCAGCTCGATGCGACGGTCCCCTATGCCCGAATCATCGGCGACTGGGTTCCCGGCTTTCGCGAGGACGAGCCCGTCGCCGCCAGCTAG
- a CDS encoding ABC1 kinase family protein, giving the protein MADIRRGGLSRMTKLASLPAGMAGRAVLGVGKRLTGTSADEVNAELLEKAADELFNVLGELKGGAMKVGQALSVMEAAIPPQFADPFREALVKLQSEAPPLPAAKVHRVLDAQLGTKWRERFQSFDDTPVASASIGQVHKGIWKDGREVAVKIQYPGADDALRADLKLIQRMTPLAKQIAPKADIDRLVAEISDRIEAELDYRQEASNQRAFAKAFADDPKFFVPAVVASAPKVIIAEWMEGRRLSKIIAEGTREERDSAGALMLEFTVKSPEKVGLVHADPHPGNFMLLSDGRFGIIDFGAVSEHPGGVPPEFGEVLCWARDEQWEQVIRLIKQLGFMPPEVQLSGDQVMDYIRPLWPYVDPLRSGEFHFTREWFQQAAVASTDLLDEGFADRFKLARQMTVPPGYVMLLRTLGGMIGVLVQLDAHVNYAAIAEEWMAGFFPPNAKPA; this is encoded by the coding sequence ATGGCAGATATTCGCCGCGGTGGACTGAGCCGGATGACCAAACTGGCAAGCCTGCCGGCAGGCATGGCCGGGCGCGCGGTCCTCGGAGTGGGCAAACGCCTGACCGGCACCTCTGCCGACGAGGTCAACGCCGAACTCTTGGAGAAGGCCGCCGACGAGCTGTTCAACGTGCTCGGCGAGCTCAAGGGTGGCGCCATGAAGGTCGGCCAGGCCCTGTCCGTGATGGAGGCGGCGATACCGCCGCAGTTCGCCGACCCGTTCCGCGAGGCCCTGGTCAAGCTGCAGAGCGAGGCGCCTCCGCTGCCTGCGGCCAAGGTTCATCGCGTCCTCGACGCGCAGCTCGGCACCAAATGGCGCGAACGGTTCCAGTCCTTCGACGACACTCCGGTCGCCTCGGCCAGCATCGGCCAGGTGCACAAGGGCATATGGAAGGACGGCCGCGAGGTGGCCGTCAAAATCCAGTACCCCGGCGCCGACGACGCGCTGCGCGCCGATCTCAAGCTCATCCAGCGGATGACGCCGCTGGCCAAACAGATTGCGCCCAAAGCAGATATCGACAGGCTGGTGGCCGAGATCAGCGACCGCATCGAGGCTGAACTCGACTATCGGCAGGAGGCGTCCAATCAGCGCGCATTCGCGAAGGCCTTCGCCGACGATCCTAAGTTCTTTGTACCGGCGGTGGTGGCCAGTGCACCCAAGGTGATCATCGCCGAGTGGATGGAGGGCCGGCGGCTCTCCAAGATCATCGCCGAAGGCACTCGGGAGGAACGAGACTCAGCCGGCGCCCTGATGCTCGAATTCACGGTGAAGTCACCGGAGAAGGTGGGGCTGGTGCATGCCGACCCGCACCCGGGAAACTTCATGCTGCTCTCCGACGGACGCTTCGGCATCATCGACTTCGGCGCCGTCTCCGAGCATCCCGGTGGCGTTCCGCCCGAGTTCGGCGAGGTACTGTGCTGGGCGCGTGATGAGCAGTGGGAGCAGGTGATTCGGCTCATCAAGCAGCTTGGGTTCATGCCGCCGGAGGTTCAACTGTCCGGGGATCAGGTGATGGACTACATCAGGCCGCTGTGGCCCTATGTCGATCCGCTGCGCTCAGGCGAATTCCATTTCACCCGTGAGTGGTTCCAGCAGGCCGCGGTGGCATCCACCGATCTGTTGGACGAGGGATTCGCCGATCGGTTCAAGCTGGCGCGCCAGATGACGGTGCCGCCGGGCTACGTGATGCTGCTGCGCACACTCGGCGGGATGATCGGCGTACTGGTACAGCTGGACGCGCACGTGAACTACGCGGCGATCGCCGAGGAATGGATGGCGGGGTTCTTCCCGCCGAATGCGAAACCGGCCTAA
- a CDS encoding WhiB family transcriptional regulator, protein MMTVEVEARRRALPCHVADADLWFAESPADLERAKALCADCPIRSQCLAAALDRAEPWGVWGGEILEQGAIVARKRPRGRPRKNPLPDADPAAA, encoded by the coding sequence ATGATGACCGTCGAAGTGGAGGCCCGAAGACGTGCCCTGCCGTGCCATGTAGCGGATGCGGACCTGTGGTTCGCCGAAAGCCCCGCTGACCTGGAGCGGGCCAAGGCGCTGTGCGCGGACTGCCCGATCCGGTCGCAGTGCCTGGCCGCTGCGCTGGATCGCGCGGAGCCGTGGGGCGTCTGGGGTGGGGAGATCTTGGAGCAGGGAGCCATCGTGGCGCGTAAGCGGCCGCGTGGACGCCCGCGCAAGAACCCGCTGCCTGACGCAGATCCCGCCGCGGCATGA
- a CDS encoding dienelactone hydrolase family protein, producing the protein MADDDLRDFEAGTFTHEGDTKIVLRKGSGPAVIVIAEMPGISPKVADFARKVADIGCTAVMPHLFGNPGQSVDPKADGWLRTGTYMASSMFRGCVSREFTVLATGKSSPVVAWLRALAQNEHERNGGPGVGAIGMCFTGGYALAMAADDRLLAPVLSQPSLPFGLTKKARRNIDISPADLQKVKHRCQHDGLKVIGMRFTTDKLVPAERFQFLREELGDGFIAIELPGEAARPGSPMPPHSVVTEHLIDEPGQPTRAALDQVLDLFRARLLTSV; encoded by the coding sequence ATGGCCGACGATGACCTCCGCGATTTCGAAGCAGGCACCTTCACTCACGAGGGCGATACCAAGATCGTGTTGAGAAAGGGCAGTGGACCTGCGGTGATCGTCATCGCCGAGATGCCAGGAATCAGCCCCAAGGTCGCCGACTTCGCGCGCAAGGTGGCCGACATCGGGTGCACCGCCGTGATGCCGCACCTGTTCGGCAATCCGGGTCAGAGCGTGGATCCCAAGGCCGATGGCTGGTTGCGCACCGGCACTTACATGGCGTCGTCGATGTTCCGCGGTTGTGTGAGCCGCGAGTTCACGGTGCTGGCCACAGGAAAGAGTTCTCCCGTGGTGGCGTGGCTGCGCGCCTTGGCTCAGAACGAGCATGAGCGCAATGGCGGCCCCGGGGTGGGTGCCATCGGTATGTGCTTCACCGGTGGTTACGCACTGGCCATGGCGGCCGACGACCGGCTGCTGGCACCCGTGCTGTCGCAGCCCTCGTTGCCGTTCGGGCTCACCAAGAAGGCGCGGCGCAACATCGATATCTCGCCGGCGGACCTGCAGAAGGTCAAGCATCGCTGCCAGCATGACGGGCTCAAGGTGATCGGCATGCGTTTCACCACCGACAAGCTGGTGCCCGCCGAGCGTTTCCAGTTCCTCAGAGAAGAACTGGGCGATGGGTTCATCGCCATCGAATTGCCCGGCGAGGCAGCTCGTCCCGGCTCGCCGATGCCCCCGCATTCGGTGGTCACCGAACACCTCATCGATGAACCCGGCCAACCGACGCGTGCGGCGCTCGATCAGGTACTGGATTTGTTCCGCGCCCGGCTGCTGACCTCTGTGTAG
- a CDS encoding ATP-dependent DNA helicase UvrD2, which translates to MARSLLDGLDDEQRAAVTAPRGPVCVLAGAGTGKTRTITHRIAHLVESGHVAAGQILAVTFTQRAAGEMRGRLRDLGVGSAQAVTFHAAGMRQLRYFWPQLVGDTRWELIDSKFTLVAQAANRAKLSTTTDTVRDLAGEIEWAKASLISPEAYPVAAAQFTRDTPVPAEQVAKVYASYEKLKARPDGSTLLDFDDLLLHTAAAIENSTAVADEFRDRYRCFVVDEYQDVTPLQQRVLDAWLGPRDDLTVVGDANQTIYSFTGATPQYLLGFSRRFPDATVVRLERDYRSTPQVVSLANRLIAAAQGRVAGSKLQLIGQRPQGPAPRFSEHDDEAAEAKSVAKSIAALIESGTPASEVAVLYRINAQSEVYEEALTEAGIPFQVRGGEGFFTRQEVRQALVALQRGADRESAEIPVPQQVREILEPLGLSEEEPHGTQARERWESLRALVELAEEECARQPELDLPGLVRELRVRAEARHPPTVQGVTLASLHAAKGLEWDAVFLVGLADGTLPISHALSRAGDIEPVEEERRLLYVGITRARVHLNLSWALARAAGGRRSRKHSRFLNGIAPTAQLPAASTPRRRGGGARCRICNAALSTPAAVLLRRCESCPSDIDEELLVALKDWRLKTAKEMKVPAFVVFTDNTLIAIAELLPGDDAALVAIPGIGARKLEQYGPEVLRLVRARSS; encoded by the coding sequence GTGGCGCGCTCCCTGCTTGATGGTCTCGACGACGAGCAGCGCGCCGCCGTCACCGCGCCACGCGGCCCAGTCTGCGTGCTCGCGGGGGCCGGGACCGGCAAGACGCGCACCATCACCCATCGCATCGCGCATTTGGTCGAATCGGGTCACGTCGCCGCCGGCCAGATCCTGGCGGTCACCTTCACTCAGCGGGCGGCAGGGGAGATGCGGGGGCGGCTGCGCGACCTCGGTGTCGGATCGGCGCAGGCCGTCACTTTCCACGCCGCCGGCATGCGTCAGCTGCGGTACTTCTGGCCACAGCTCGTCGGCGATACCCGTTGGGAGCTGATCGACAGCAAGTTCACGCTGGTCGCCCAGGCTGCGAACCGCGCGAAGCTGAGCACCACCACCGATACCGTGCGCGATCTCGCCGGTGAAATCGAATGGGCCAAGGCGTCTTTGATCAGTCCGGAGGCCTACCCGGTGGCCGCCGCCCAGTTCACGCGGGACACGCCGGTTCCGGCCGAACAGGTCGCCAAGGTCTACGCGAGCTACGAGAAGCTGAAGGCGAGACCCGACGGGTCGACCCTGCTCGATTTCGACGACTTGCTGTTGCACACCGCGGCCGCCATCGAGAATTCCACGGCCGTCGCCGACGAATTCCGGGACCGCTATCGCTGTTTCGTCGTCGACGAGTATCAGGACGTCACCCCACTGCAGCAGCGGGTGCTCGACGCCTGGCTCGGTCCCCGCGACGACCTGACGGTCGTCGGTGATGCCAACCAGACCATCTACTCGTTCACCGGAGCCACCCCGCAATATCTGCTCGGGTTCTCTCGTCGATTCCCGGACGCCACAGTGGTCCGCCTGGAACGCGACTATCGCTCGACCCCGCAAGTTGTTTCGCTGGCCAACCGGCTGATCGCGGCCGCGCAGGGCAGGGTGGCCGGCAGCAAGCTGCAACTCATCGGCCAGCGGCCGCAGGGGCCGGCCCCCAGGTTCTCCGAACACGACGACGAGGCCGCAGAGGCCAAATCGGTCGCAAAATCGATTGCGGCACTGATTGAATCCGGAACTCCGGCATCCGAGGTCGCGGTGCTGTACCGGATCAACGCGCAATCGGAGGTGTATGAGGAGGCGCTCACCGAGGCCGGCATACCGTTCCAGGTGCGCGGCGGTGAAGGGTTCTTCACGCGCCAGGAGGTGCGTCAGGCGCTGGTGGCTCTGCAGCGCGGTGCGGACCGGGAGAGTGCAGAGATACCGGTGCCGCAACAGGTTCGGGAGATCCTGGAACCGTTGGGATTGTCTGAAGAAGAGCCGCACGGCACCCAGGCGCGTGAGCGGTGGGAATCGCTGCGCGCCCTCGTCGAACTCGCCGAGGAAGAGTGTGCTCGTCAGCCGGAGCTGGACCTGCCGGGGCTCGTTCGTGAACTACGGGTACGGGCCGAGGCGCGACACCCACCGACCGTGCAGGGCGTGACCCTGGCCTCACTGCACGCGGCAAAGGGTCTCGAGTGGGATGCGGTGTTCCTGGTGGGCCTGGCCGACGGCACCCTGCCCATCTCGCATGCCTTGTCGCGCGCCGGAGATATCGAGCCGGTCGAGGAGGAGCGCCGCCTGCTCTATGTCGGGATCACCCGCGCGCGTGTGCATCTGAATCTGAGTTGGGCACTCGCCCGGGCGGCCGGTGGCCGCAGGTCGCGCAAGCATTCGCGATTCCTCAACGGAATTGCTCCTACTGCGCAACTTCCCGCGGCGTCCACGCCGAGGCGCCGGGGCGGCGGTGCGCGGTGCCGGATCTGTAACGCGGCGCTGAGCACACCGGCGGCGGTACTGCTGCGGCGCTGTGAGAGCTGCCCCTCCGATATCGACGAGGAACTTCTTGTCGCACTGAAGGATTGGCGTCTCAAGACGGCCAAGGAGATGAAGGTGCCGGCGTTCGTGGTCTTCACCGACAACACACTGATCGCCATCGCCGAACTGCTTCCCGGTGACGACGCCGCACTCGTGGCCATCCCGGGGATAGGAGCCCGCAAGCTGGAGCAGTACGGCCCCGAGGTGCTGCGGTTGGTGCGCGCCCGATCCTCGTAG
- a CDS encoding mycoredoxin yields MTLNADVTTASDSGLIMYSTTWCGYCRRLETQLKAADIDYTKVDIEQDPAAADYVANVNGGNQTVPTVKFPDGSALTNPSLAQVKAKLGV; encoded by the coding sequence ATGACGTTGAATGCCGATGTGACTACAGCGAGCGATTCCGGCCTGATCATGTACTCCACCACCTGGTGCGGCTACTGCCGTCGACTGGAGACGCAGCTGAAGGCCGCCGACATCGACTACACCAAGGTCGACATCGAGCAGGATCCGGCCGCGGCCGACTACGTCGCGAACGTCAACGGAGGCAACCAGACGGTGCCGACCGTGAAGTTCCCGGACGGCAGCGCGCTGACCAATCCGTCGCTGGCCCAGGTGAAGGCCAAACTCGGCGTCTAG
- the nudC gene encoding NAD(+) diphosphatase has protein sequence MTFRLRNVPLLSRVGLDRADELRSNPDELIKGWAEAGLITLDVRGRVNIVDGQVVLEDAVRTGDRPPAHAVFLGRIQGGRHVWAVRAELDDDSAPLLDLRRSGELFDDTSAALLATAMAMLAWHDSAGYSPVDGSPTTPAKGGWVRVNSATGQEEFPRTDPAVICLVHDGGDRAVLGRQKFWPERMFSLLAGFVEAGESLEACVAREIAEEVGLTVTDVQYLGSQPWPFPRSIMLGFHAIGDPSQPFSFNDGEIAEADWFTRDEVRAALELGDWTTASDSRLMLPGSISIAREIVESWAYAKD, from the coding sequence ATGACTTTTCGTCTTCGCAATGTCCCGCTGCTCTCGCGCGTCGGGCTGGATCGTGCCGACGAACTGCGCTCCAACCCCGACGAACTGATCAAGGGTTGGGCCGAGGCCGGGCTGATCACCCTGGACGTGCGCGGCCGGGTGAACATCGTCGACGGCCAGGTGGTTCTGGAGGATGCGGTGCGCACCGGCGATCGACCGCCCGCGCACGCCGTGTTCCTGGGGCGCATCCAGGGCGGTCGCCATGTGTGGGCCGTGCGTGCCGAGCTCGACGACGACAGCGCACCGCTGCTGGACCTGCGCCGCTCCGGTGAGTTGTTCGATGACACCAGTGCGGCGCTGCTGGCCACCGCGATGGCGATGCTCGCCTGGCATGACAGCGCCGGCTATAGCCCTGTCGACGGATCGCCCACCACGCCCGCCAAGGGCGGCTGGGTTCGGGTGAACTCGGCGACCGGGCAGGAAGAGTTCCCGCGCACCGATCCGGCCGTCATCTGTCTGGTGCACGACGGCGGTGACCGTGCGGTGCTCGGTCGTCAGAAGTTCTGGCCGGAGCGGATGTTCTCGCTGCTGGCCGGATTCGTCGAGGCGGGCGAATCACTCGAGGCATGCGTGGCCCGCGAGATCGCCGAGGAAGTCGGCCTCACGGTGACCGACGTGCAATATCTGGGCAGCCAGCCGTGGCCGTTCCCGCGGTCGATCATGCTGGGTTTCCACGCGATCGGTGACCCGTCGCAGCCCTTCTCGTTCAATGACGGCGAGATCGCCGAGGCGGACTGGTTCACCCGCGACGAGGTGCGCGCGGCCCTGGAACTGGGGGATTGGACCACGGCCTCCGACTCGCGGCTGATGCTCCCGGGCTCGATCTCGATCGCCCGGGAGATCGTCGAATCCTGGGCCTACGCCAAGGACTAG